One window from the genome of Nicotiana tomentosiformis chromosome 5, ASM39032v3, whole genome shotgun sequence encodes:
- the LOC104112181 gene encoding BTB/POZ domain-containing protein At5g03250-like, with amino-acid sequence MACKKLGFKSEVFHLDGQSWICSTGLPSDVVVQVGDTSFHLHKFPLLSRSRLLEKLIQDSSEQEKNEKVCVFQLHGIPGGAKAFLKVAKFCYGVKMELTARNVVSLRCAAEYLQMNEDYGEGNLIAQTESFLIEVFGFWTDSFKALETCEDVLPWAEELHIVSRCIDSLSTKACADPTLLSWPVAGHSSTQSQDDAFAWNGIHASSAASKQCPLNEDWWYEDVSFLKQHIYRKLIHAVSAGGMTPEIIAGSLIFYAKKHLPLNGRQSNFQKRNGAVPGSTLPTASDADQRTLLEEIVGLLPEQKGIIPTKFLLRLLKTSMILEASKSCRENLERRAGAQLDEAALEDILIPNMGHSVETLYDIDCIQRIVDHFMMADQDEIEPTSNELTDEGQLVGGSDHSLTPLTIVANLVDGYLAEVAPDTNLKLTKFNTLASAIPGYARPLDDGIYRAIDIYLKAHSWLTGSEREQLCRVMNCQKLSLEASTHAAQNERLPLRVIVQVLFFEQLRLRTSVAGWLFVSDNLDNSQSLSGNLVHEGTRADQLVTFDDMRDRVRSLEKECLNMKEDVDKLVKAKGSWNNIFKLLGLRLKVKSCGPKSSSKIFSSGKVLQHSRKAVMNLKEEHSAYKKDD; translated from the exons GATCTGCTCCACAGGCTTACCGAGTGATGTTGTTGTTCAAGTTGGAGACACGTCCTTTCATCTACATAAG TTTCCCTTGTTGTCTAGAAGCAGGCTCCTAGAGAAGCTTATACAAGATTCATCTGAACAGGAGAAGAATGAGAAAGTTTGTGTTTTTCAGCTTCACGGGATACCTGGTGGAGCAAAAGCATTCCTGAAAGTGGCCAAGTTCTGTTATGGTGTGAAGATGGAACTCACAGCACGCAATGTTGTCAGCCTTAGATGTGCAGCTGAATATCTTCAGATGAATGAAGATTATGGAGAAGGAAACCTCATTGCACAGACAGAGAGTTTTCTCATTGAAGTTTTTGGTTTTTGGACGGACTCTTTTAAAGCCCTAGAGACATGCGAAGATGTTCTTCCATGGGCGGAAGAGCTTCACATTGTCTCAAGGTGCATAGATTCCCTGTCAACAAAAGCGTGTGCTGACCCAACTTTACTAAGTTGGCCTGTGGCTGGTCATAGCTCCACTCAGAGCCAAGATGATGCTTTTGCTTGGAATGGAATACATGCAAGTAGTGCAGCTTCTAAACAATGTCCGCTGAACGAGGACTGGTGGTATGAAGATGTGTCCTTCCTTAAACAACATATTTATAGAAAGCTAATCCATGCTGTTAGTGCTGGGGGCATGACACCGGAGATAATTGCTGGTTCCCTAATTTTTTATGCTAAGAAACACCTTCCTCTTAATGGTAGGCAATCGAATTTCCAGAAACGCAATGGTGCAGTTCCAGGATCAACCCTTCCTACTGCATCTGATGCAGATCAAAGGACCCTTCTTGAAGAGATTGTGGGGTTACTACCCGAGCAAAAGGGCATCATACCTACCAAGTTTCTACTTAGGCTTCTTAAGACATCGATGATCCTAGAGGCTAGTAAATCATGTCGAGAGAATCTGGAGAGAAGGGCTGGGGCTCAGTTAGATGAAGCAGCTTTAGAAGATATTCTCATACCAAATATGGGCCACTCGGTGGAGACCCTATATGATATAGACTGCATTCAGCGAATTGTTGATCACTTCATGATGGCTGATCAGGATGAAATTGAGCCGACCTCAAATGAACTGACAGATGAAGGGCAGCTAGTTGGAGGCTCTGATCACTCTCTGACCCCGCTGACAATTGTAGCTAATCTTGTAGACGGCTACCTTGCAGAAGTGGCGCCTGATACTAACTTGAAGTTAACTAAATTTAACACGCTAGCTTCAGCAATCCCAGGGTATGCCAGACCGTTGGATGATGGTATCTACCGTGCAATTGACATATACCTCAAG GCACATTCCTGGCTGACGGGGTCGGAGAGGGAACAACTTTGCAGGGTCATGAACTGCCAGAAGCTGTCCTTAGAAGCAAGCACCCACGCAGCACAGAACGAAAGACTACCTCTACGAGTTATTGTCCAAGTTCTGTTCTTTGAGCAACTCCGGCTGCGGACTTCTGTGGCTGGCTGGCTCTTTGTTTCAGACAACCTTGACAATTCACAAAGCCTGAGTGGTAATTTAGTCCATGAAGGCACCAGGGCCGACCAACTTGTGACTTTTGATGACATGAGAGATCGAGTTCGTTCACTTGAGAAAGAGTGCTTGAACATGAAAGAAGACGTTGACAAGCTTGTGAAAGCTAAAGGAAGTTGGAATAACATCTTCAAACTGCTTGGTTTGAGGCTCAAGGTCAAGTCCTGTGGTCCTAAGTCATCATCTAAGATATTTTCCAGTGGAAAAGTGCTGCAGCACTCAAGAAAAGCAGTTATGAATTTGAAAGAAGAACATAGTGCTTATAAGAAGGATGACTAG